Proteins encoded by one window of Brienomyrus brachyistius isolate T26 chromosome 1, BBRACH_0.4, whole genome shotgun sequence:
- the LOC125704094 gene encoding claudin-10, with protein sequence MKYRVVMMYTEISCFVVCIVGWILVCSTMPTEYWNYSTVEGIVLTTANYFSNLWKDCISDSTGVSDCKEFPSLLGLEMYVHACRALVIISIILGFFGNVLALVGMKCTKIGGSDLANARVTFAAGMNYLISGLSGMGGFSYYGNKIREEYSDPNFKAQKFEIGAAVFIGWGGSSLLITGGLIYSIFAGKEGLCSSSPSPSRPTTYIIAPIQRPVSSPLPEKDEEIRQTRANRCFSKDAYV encoded by the exons ATGAAGTACCGGGTGGTCATGATGTACACAGAGATCAGCTGTTTTGTGGTGTGCATCGTGGGTTGGATTCTGGTTTGTTCCACCATGCCCACAGAGTACTGGAACTACTCCACAGTGGAGGGAATCGTGCTGACCACTGCCAACTACTTTTCCAACCTTTGGAAAGACTGCATCTCTGATTCCACAGGGGTGTCGGACTGCAAGGAGTTCCCATCACTGCTGGGGCTAGAAA TGTACGTCCATGCATGTCGAGCCCTGGTTATCATCTCCATCATCCTgggcttttttggaaatgtcctCGCCCTGGTGGGTATGAAGTGCACCAAGATTGGCGGGTCCGATTTAGCCAATGCAAGGGTGACTTTTgcagcaggaatgaattaccTCATCTCCG GGCTCTCTGGCATGGGAGGCTTCTCCTATTAtggaaacaaaatacgagaGGAATATTCAGACCCTAATTTCAAAGCCCAGAA GTTTGAAATCGGCGCTGCTGTCTTCATTGGCTGGGGAGGATCGTCCTTGCTGATCACTGGTGGCCTCATCTATAGCATCTTTGCCGGAAAAGAGGGATTGTGTTCCAG CTCACCATCTCCGAGCAGGCCGACAACTTACATTATTGCTCCCATCCAAAGGCCTGTTTCCTCGCCACTGCCAGAAAAGGATGAAGAAATCAGACAGACCAGGGCCAATCGCTGTTTCAGCAAAGATGCTTACGTGTAA
- the LOC125704081 gene encoding claudin-10 gives MKKRLIQISGFLLSTLGWFFVSCTMAMDSWKESQLGGVGGSYVIKVAWYWSNLWKDCFVDSTDVTNCRDYGVLWSVTPYIQGVRGLLMGGLAFGFCGVILAFVGMECTYIGSSQRTNDKVMFAAAVFHFVGGVLDTAGYCLYINRIAITAFNPKLDPTALRYSLGTPIFLGLVGSFLIIGGSILYAITVIKSLFPEKIKVYNSRTYTNPQSRSRTLYAGYYGQSRQSQSRLSRHSMKSGISKSSQVSTISQIEDRKILERDAFV, from the exons ATGAAGAAGAGGTTAATTCAGATCTCTGGCTTCCTGTTGTCCACTCTCGGCTGGTTCTTTGTGTCTTGCACCATGGCCATGGACAGCTGGAAAGAATCTCAGCTTGGAGGCGTTGGAGGATCCTATGTCATCAAGGTGGCCTGGTACTGGTCTAACCTATGGAAAGACTGCTTTGTTGACTCTACTGATGTGACCAACTGCAGGGACTATGGTGTGCTGTGGTCTGTTACAC CGTACATCCAAGGTGTCCGCGGGCTGCTTATGGGAGGATTAGCCTTTGGCTTCTGTGGTGTCATCCTGGCATTCGTGGGAATGGAGTGCACATACATTGGCAGCAGCCAGCGGACCAACGACAAAGTAATGTTTGCTGCTGCTGTCTTCCACTTTGTAGGTG GTGTGTTGGATACTGCCGGATACTGTTTGTATATCAACAGAATAGCAATCACAGCCTTCAACCCAAAATTAGACCCAACTGCTCTTAG GTATAGTTTAGGAACTCCTATCTTTTTGGGCTTGGTGGGAAGCTTCCTTATCATTGGGGGATCCATTCTGTATGCAATCACTGTCATCAAATCTCTGTTTCCAGAAAAAAT CAAGGTTTATAATTCCAGAACATACACCAACCCACAGTCCAGGAGCAGAACCCTCTATGCTGGATACTATGGACAGTCCAGACAATCACAGTCTAGACTATCCAGGCACTCCATGAAGTCTGGAATCTCCAAAAGCTCGCAGGTGTCTACCATCTCCCAGATTGAGGACAGGAAGATATTGGAGAGAGATGCCTTTGTGTAA